In one window of bacterium DNA:
- a CDS encoding helix-turn-helix domain-containing protein: MKKVEEMNYYELLNVESTASKEEIQKAYNLACQTYQIDSLATYSVVSEGERSQIQQRIEKAYRILMDDRERAKYDYRIGISGQRKAQDYRQTGNKVQGPLSEGGKEQPSASSGCGANSSASDTTEEPKHQEPPPDISDPQYLKKHRERKGISLQEISEATMISIHALEDLERGEYSRFPGRVYIVGFLRAYAEYIGIDVQQAKAHFEVLYANKPKK, translated from the coding sequence ATGAAAAAAGTTGAAGAAATGAATTATTACGAACTACTCAATGTCGAATCAACAGCCAGTAAAGAAGAAATCCAGAAAGCCTATAACCTGGCCTGCCAGACCTATCAGATTGATTCCCTGGCCACCTATTCGGTTGTCTCGGAAGGGGAAAGAAGCCAGATTCAGCAAAGGATCGAAAAGGCCTACCGAATTTTAATGGATGATCGCGAACGGGCAAAATATGACTACCGGATCGGTATCTCCGGCCAGCGCAAGGCGCAGGACTACCGGCAGACGGGCAACAAAGTCCAGGGTCCTCTATCCGAGGGAGGAAAAGAACAACCTTCAGCTTCCTCTGGGTGCGGCGCGAATTCATCCGCAAGCGATACCACTGAAGAACCAAAACACCAGGAGCCCCCTCCGGATATCTCCGACCCCCAATACCTGAAAAAACACAGAGAACGAAAGGGCATCTCCCTCCAGGAGATTTCAGAAGCTACCATGATCAGTATCCATGCACTGGAAGACCTGGAAAGGGGCGAATACAGCAGATTTCCCGGACGAGTCTACATCGTCGGCTTTTTACGTGCCTATGCTGAATACATCGGCATCGATGTGCAGCAGGCCAAAGCTCACTTTGAAGTTCTGTATGCCAATAAGCCGAAGAAGTAG
- a CDS encoding DUF362 domain-containing protein, with product MPSKVYFIDIRSSASSDLFGKLASVLDIPEVSERLRFQGLLAIKLHFGERGGWGYIHPKFVKALVDEVKRRGARPFLTDSNSVYAGGRAEAISHIETAISNGFTYPVVSAPIIIADGVKGESVRKVLVNLKHYREVEIASAVCAADSIICLSHFKGHELTGFGGALKNMGMGLASKAGKLSMHSTVAPYIARDCRGCGFCVTHCVAHAIYLNEGRAWVDTEKCVGCGQCLVNCPGKNIRIRWNESIQNVQEKICEYAYGVTQSVVLPVLYINFIINVTPDCDCCNHSDLPIVPNLGILASHDPVAIDQASVDMVNASEGIRQTALKKGFGKGGDKFRGVHPKVDWSIQLRYGEDIGLGTRNYDLVSL from the coding sequence TTGCCGTCAAAGGTTTATTTTATCGACATTCGCTCTTCGGCAAGCAGCGACCTTTTCGGCAAGCTGGCCTCAGTGCTTGATATCCCTGAGGTGAGCGAAAGATTGCGGTTTCAGGGTTTGCTGGCCATAAAGCTGCATTTTGGTGAACGGGGGGGATGGGGATATATTCATCCCAAATTCGTCAAAGCCCTGGTGGATGAAGTAAAAAGGCGGGGCGCAAGACCCTTCCTGACAGATTCAAACAGCGTCTATGCAGGAGGCCGGGCCGAAGCCATAAGCCATATTGAGACAGCAATATCGAATGGGTTCACCTACCCGGTCGTCAGCGCCCCGATTATAATTGCCGATGGGGTGAAGGGTGAAAGCGTCCGTAAGGTACTGGTTAACCTGAAGCACTACCGTGAGGTTGAGATTGCCTCGGCTGTTTGCGCAGCGGATAGTATTATTTGTCTGTCCCATTTTAAGGGACATGAGTTGACCGGATTCGGTGGAGCGCTGAAAAACATGGGCATGGGCCTGGCTTCAAAAGCCGGGAAACTATCCATGCACTCAACGGTTGCTCCTTATATTGCCAGGGACTGCCGGGGGTGCGGATTCTGTGTCACGCACTGCGTTGCTCATGCCATTTACCTGAACGAAGGCCGGGCCTGGGTCGATACTGAAAAATGTGTCGGGTGTGGTCAGTGCCTTGTCAATTGTCCGGGCAAAAATATCAGAATCCGCTGGAATGAGTCCATCCAAAACGTCCAGGAAAAGATCTGTGAATATGCCTATGGGGTAACTCAGTCCGTGGTCCTTCCCGTTCTCTACATTAACTTTATCATTAATGTGACGCCGGATTGTGACTGCTGCAATCATTCCGATCTGCCCATCGTTCCGAACCTGGGGATATTGGCCTCTCATGATCCGGTAGCTATTGACCAGGCATCAGTGGACATGGTAAATGCAAGTGAAGGGATCAGGCAGACGGCTTTAAAGAAAGGCTTTGGCAAAGGCGGAGATAAGTTTCGCGGGGTACATCCGAAAGTGGATTGGAGTATCCAACTCAGGTATGGAGAGGATATTGGCCTGGGGACGAGGAACTATGATCTCGTTTCCTTATAA
- a CDS encoding DUF167 domain-containing protein — translation MTSSKKKKGKESPTSPPSDRATISVRIQPNAAKSELVEIRDEVLKIRISAPPVDGKANKEFMRFLARVLKVSASQISIVGGQTGRSKVVRILGIDQDTCWQRLTTSLRGDERIG, via the coding sequence ATGACGAGTTCAAAGAAAAAAAAGGGGAAGGAGAGCCCGACATCTCCCCCTTCTGACAGAGCTACTATCTCGGTTCGAATTCAGCCCAATGCGGCCAAGAGCGAGCTGGTTGAAATCAGGGACGAGGTACTCAAGATCAGGATCAGTGCTCCTCCTGTAGATGGCAAGGCAAACAAAGAATTTATGAGATTCCTGGCCAGGGTGCTCAAGGTATCGGCCTCGCAGATATCGATCGTTGGAGGGCAAACGGGCCGGTCCAAGGTCGTCAGGATTCTTGGAATAGATCAGGATACCTGCTGGCAGCGGTTAACTACAAGTCTTCGAGGAGATGAGCGGATTGGTTAA
- a CDS encoding AAA family ATPase has protein sequence MLARFFQKSDDVHKQAESKQPEKVTKKIWSVAGGKGGTGKSIIASSIAVQLARRGKKVVIIDADLGSGNLHSYLGVTPASITLADFLRNRTSHLTDALVNTQYENLHLISDANEVLGLANISSQLKENLIQQIKDLDFEYIILDVGAGTAYNNIDFFLISDNGLLVAVPEPTSIENMYRFIRSCLNRKLMCRFQDSPYQPLIEKAAYPREAGGFRTIYELVEKLYQLDPPAAEIMVDEILKFRPRLIMNQVRSQIDIQAGDSIRDVTRKYLGVNLNYIGYVTYDDHVKLSARKRIPLFQEYPNSGAAVCIRNIVNRFLG, from the coding sequence ATGTTAGCAAGATTCTTTCAAAAATCAGACGACGTACATAAGCAGGCGGAAAGTAAGCAACCGGAAAAGGTCACTAAAAAGATATGGTCTGTGGCCGGAGGCAAAGGGGGAACGGGAAAAAGCATTATCGCCTCGAGCATCGCTGTCCAATTGGCCCGCAGGGGCAAAAAAGTGGTCATCATCGATGCTGACCTTGGCAGCGGCAATCTGCATTCATATCTCGGAGTTACCCCGGCTTCCATCACTCTGGCCGATTTTCTCAGGAATCGAACATCCCACCTGACCGATGCCCTGGTTAACACCCAGTATGAAAATCTCCACCTGATCAGTGATGCCAATGAAGTGCTCGGGCTGGCCAATATCAGCAGCCAGTTAAAGGAAAACCTGATTCAACAGATCAAAGACCTTGACTTTGAATATATTATCCTGGATGTGGGTGCCGGTACCGCGTATAATAATATTGATTTTTTCCTCATTTCTGACAATGGGCTTCTGGTTGCCGTACCTGAGCCGACCTCAATCGAAAACATGTACCGGTTTATCAGAAGTTGCTTGAATCGTAAATTAATGTGCAGGTTTCAGGATTCTCCCTACCAGCCCCTCATAGAAAAGGCTGCCTATCCACGAGAAGCTGGAGGATTTCGAACTATTTATGAATTGGTGGAAAAGCTCTATCAACTTGACCCACCGGCAGCGGAAATAATGGTAGATGAGATTTTAAAATTCAGGCCGCGGTTGATTATGAACCAGGTCCGGTCTCAAATCGATATTCAGGCGGGCGATTCGATTCGTGATGTAACACGCAAATACCTGGGAGTGAATTTGAATTATATCGGATATGTCACCTATGATGATCATGTCAAATTATCAGCCAGAAAACGGATCCCTTTGTTTCAGGAATACCCTAACAGCGGAGCGGCGGTATGCATCCGAAATATTGTGAACAGATTTCTTGGATAG
- the mtnA gene encoding S-methyl-5-thioribose-1-phosphate isomerase — MSGLVKSIEWKGDCIRILDQLRLPGEEIYLDCVTYREVISAIAKMNIRGAPAIGLATALGIALGVQGICCQDQEVFCREMDALCDEFFRTRPTAVNLVWAINQLKEVARNHSGSVADLKEAIKQRALEIADSDLTINQEIGRQGEPLIPYGARILTHCNAGALATGGYGTALGVIRAAHEAGKNISVYVDETRPFLQGARLTAWELVEEKIPATLITDNMAGYFMQQGKIDLIIVGADRVAANGDVANKIGTYSLGVLARAHDIPLYVAAPTSTLDMTLATGEGIPIEERNHEEVTHLSGIRIAPENIAVANPAFDVTPNKYISALITEKGVVYPPYPEGLKKVVQANQNCHKPGIRWKEMAE, encoded by the coding sequence ATGAGCGGATTGGTTAAGAGTATTGAATGGAAAGGCGACTGTATCCGTATCCTGGATCAGCTTCGTTTGCCGGGAGAGGAGATATATCTCGATTGTGTCACCTACCGGGAGGTTATTTCGGCTATTGCGAAGATGAATATCCGGGGTGCTCCGGCCATTGGCCTGGCTACTGCCCTGGGAATTGCCCTGGGGGTCCAGGGCATCTGCTGCCAGGATCAGGAGGTTTTTTGCCGTGAAATGGATGCCCTGTGCGATGAGTTTTTTCGCACCCGGCCAACAGCGGTTAATCTGGTCTGGGCAATCAATCAGTTGAAGGAAGTTGCCCGAAACCATAGCGGGAGCGTAGCGGACCTGAAAGAGGCTATCAAACAGCGGGCCCTTGAGATTGCGGATTCTGACCTTACAATTAATCAGGAGATCGGCAGGCAGGGAGAGCCCCTGATACCGTATGGAGCGAGAATTCTGACTCACTGCAATGCCGGAGCGCTGGCTACCGGCGGATATGGCACCGCCCTGGGGGTTATCCGTGCCGCCCATGAGGCGGGGAAAAATATCTCCGTTTATGTGGATGAAACCCGGCCTTTTCTCCAGGGGGCCAGGTTAACGGCCTGGGAATTGGTGGAGGAAAAGATCCCGGCCACGCTTATCACCGATAACATGGCCGGTTATTTCATGCAGCAGGGCAAAATCGATCTGATCATTGTCGGAGCTGACCGGGTGGCGGCCAATGGAGATGTAGCCAATAAGATCGGGACCTACTCTCTTGGGGTTTTGGCCAGAGCCCATGATATTCCCCTGTACGTGGCCGCTCCGACATCCACGCTGGATATGACCCTTGCAACCGGCGAGGGAATTCCGATCGAGGAAAGAAACCATGAGGAGGTTACCCACCTGTCCGGCATCCGGATCGCTCCTGAAAATATTGCTGTAGCGAATCCGGCATTTGATGTTACCCCTAATAAATACATCAGTGCTCTTATTACTGAGAAGGGTGTTGTTTATCCGCCATACCCGGAGGGCTTGAAAAAGGTGGTTCAGGCGAATCAAAATTGCCATAAACCGGGAATTCGCTGGAAGGAGATGGCCGAATGA
- a CDS encoding DivIVA domain-containing protein yields the protein MITPLEIREKRFKTGWPGFSKKEVIDFLDLLSIEFQEVLKENREVRQQLDEERGKKEKLIEREGMIKEVLMIAQSSSEKVRENAIRESELMIKEAELKAEKILGEANQKKDQILCQIQDLKSLYQQFRAKVQSTLEMYGKLLAEDDEFKEKKGEGEPDISPF from the coding sequence ATGATCACTCCATTAGAGATACGGGAAAAGCGGTTTAAAACTGGATGGCCGGGATTTAGTAAAAAAGAGGTCATCGACTTTCTGGATTTGCTCTCCATAGAGTTTCAGGAGGTTCTCAAAGAGAACCGGGAAGTGCGCCAGCAGCTCGATGAGGAGCGGGGAAAAAAGGAAAAGCTGATCGAGCGTGAGGGAATGATCAAAGAGGTGCTGATGATCGCCCAGAGCAGCTCGGAAAAAGTCCGGGAGAACGCCATCCGCGAATCGGAATTGATGATCAAGGAAGCGGAGCTCAAGGCGGAGAAAATTCTGGGAGAGGCGAATCAGAAAAAAGATCAGATTCTGTGCCAGATTCAGGATTTGAAGAGTCTTTATCAGCAGTTCAGGGCCAAGGTGCAATCCACTTTGGAAATGTACGGGAAGTTGCTGGCCGAAGATGACGAGTTCAAAGAAAAAAAAGGGGAAGGAGAGCCCGACATCTCCCCCTTCTGA
- a CDS encoding response regulator, with product MISKRVLVVDDEQNSREGLSKILTKEGYTVHTAENGKKALIEAENNNFDLIITDLRMPEMDGIEVLEKLRKKNKNIGVVIVTAYGEVNSYLKAMNLGAFEYLNKPIHLEELRRVINKALRESPRVS from the coding sequence ATGATTTCTAAAAGAGTACTTGTCGTTGATGATGAACAGAACTCGAGAGAGGGTCTGAGTAAAATTTTAACGAAAGAAGGTTACACGGTTCATACTGCTGAAAACGGAAAGAAAGCCCTGATAGAGGCTGAGAATAACAACTTTGACTTAATTATAACTGACCTTCGCATGCCGGAGATGGACGGCATCGAGGTTCTTGAAAAATTAAGGAAGAAAAACAAGAACATCGGCGTTGTAATTGTCACTGCCTACGGAGAAGTTAATTCTTATCTGAAGGCAATGAATCTTGGGGCCTTTGAATATTTGAATAAACCTATCCACCTGGAAGAATTGCGGCGGGTTATTAACAAGGCCCTCCGTGAAAGCCCCAGAGTGTCTTAA
- the pgeF gene encoding peptidoglycan editing factor PgeF, with the protein MFKQRGDIGYFVCPALEGFAVHGFSTRIPSSGRRNAAEEIYHQKQRFYSTLQIKAPSLLHIQQVHGDRIFVARDPVGQEAPGEYDGAVTDSTGIALSIVTADCLPILIYEHRKKIIGAVHAGWKGTALGILRNALTAIRQSLGGSLQDCIILLGPSLRPCCFEIQHDVLEILKARLTCWSEVIREVQDKIYFDLQLANVLQAREMGVLEEGIWALDLCTFCRPEWFHSYRRDKGQTGRMISMISLI; encoded by the coding sequence TTGTTTAAGCAGAGGGGAGATATCGGCTATTTTGTTTGCCCGGCCCTCGAGGGTTTTGCGGTCCACGGGTTTAGCACCAGGATTCCCTCCTCCGGGCGGAGGAATGCAGCCGAGGAGATTTACCACCAGAAACAGCGATTTTATAGCACCCTGCAAATTAAAGCTCCTTCTCTGCTGCACATCCAGCAGGTGCATGGAGACCGGATCTTTGTGGCCCGGGATCCTGTGGGGCAGGAAGCTCCGGGAGAGTACGATGGAGCTGTTACCGACTCAACCGGCATTGCCCTGTCGATTGTTACCGCCGATTGCCTTCCGATTTTGATCTACGAGCACAGGAAAAAGATTATTGGGGCTGTGCATGCCGGATGGAAGGGGACTGCGCTTGGGATCCTTCGCAATGCTCTGACCGCAATCCGGCAAAGCCTCGGCGGCAGCCTGCAGGACTGCATCATTCTTTTGGGGCCATCATTGCGGCCATGCTGTTTTGAAATCCAGCACGATGTTCTTGAAATCCTGAAGGCAAGGCTGACCTGCTGGAGTGAGGTGATCAGGGAGGTCCAGGACAAAATCTATTTCGACCTGCAGCTGGCTAATGTGCTTCAGGCCAGGGAAATGGGGGTTTTGGAAGAAGGAATTTGGGCCTTGGACCTGTGCACCTTCTGCAGGCCGGAGTGGTTTCACTCTTACCGGAGGGATAAAGGGCAAACCGGAAGGATGATCTCAATGATCAGCCTGATTTAA
- the tatA gene encoding twin-arginine translocase TatA/TatE family subunit → MPFGIGMAELLVILVIVLIIFGAGKLPEIGSGLGKAIRNFKDATTSSGSHESRSKIVENTKDTRKEIE, encoded by the coding sequence ATGCCCTTTGGAATCGGAATGGCGGAATTATTGGTTATTCTGGTAATTGTTTTGATTATTTTCGGGGCTGGAAAATTGCCGGAAATCGGCAGCGGACTTGGGAAAGCGATCCGGAATTTCAAGGATGCGACGACATCTTCAGGGTCGCATGAATCCCGGAGTAAGATCGTGGAAAATACCAAAGATACCAGGAAGGAGATTGAGTAA
- the proC gene encoding pyrroline-5-carboxylate reductase — MGIGFIGAGNMGEALIKGILKAQLASPHEIVITDASRMRRAELGDRYNVTVTESNSEAAARSEVIILAVKPQIIHGVLQEIHDSADLSGKLLISIAAGVRLSSLRACLTQDARIIRVMPNTPALVLEGMTAICSDGASQEDLAVTERIFSAVGKVAVVGENLIDAVTGLSGSGPAYVAVMIEALSDGGVLMGLPRKTAQELALQTVLGTARLLMDAQYHPAVLKDMVSSPAGTTIQGIHALEKGGLRACLMEAVRSATVRSKELGQGEPACPGR; from the coding sequence ATGGGTATCGGCTTTATAGGGGCCGGAAACATGGGAGAGGCCCTGATCAAGGGAATACTGAAGGCTCAACTGGCTTCTCCTCATGAGATCGTGATTACCGATGCCAGCCGGATGCGGCGGGCAGAGCTGGGGGACAGGTATAACGTTACCGTGACCGAAAGCAACAGTGAGGCGGCAGCCCGGTCCGAGGTGATTATCCTGGCGGTCAAGCCCCAGATTATTCATGGCGTTCTGCAGGAAATCCATGATAGTGCGGATCTGAGCGGTAAATTACTGATATCGATCGCTGCCGGTGTCAGGCTTTCTTCCCTGAGAGCCTGCCTGACTCAGGATGCGCGGATAATCAGAGTCATGCCCAATACGCCGGCCCTGGTGCTGGAAGGAATGACCGCCATCTGTTCCGACGGAGCGTCTCAGGAAGATTTGGCGGTAACCGAGCGGATTTTTTCGGCTGTCGGAAAGGTAGCCGTGGTGGGAGAGAACCTGATCGATGCCGTCACCGGATTGAGCGGCAGCGGCCCGGCATATGTCGCTGTCATGATTGAAGCGCTGTCCGATGGAGGTGTTTTGATGGGGCTGCCGAGAAAAACAGCGCAGGAACTTGCCCTTCAAACCGTGCTGGGGACAGCCCGGCTGTTGATGGATGCCCAATACCATCCAGCGGTTTTGAAGGATATGGTTTCATCCCCGGCAGGCACGACCATCCAGGGGATTCATGCGCTGGAAAAGGGTGGATTGCGGGCCTGCTTAATGGAGGCGGTCAGATCGGCCACGGTCCGATCGAAGGAGCTTGGCCAGGGCGAGCCCGCTTGTCCGGGCCGCTGA
- a CDS encoding YggT family protein — MFILGNLLSAIATIINMFISFYIFIIVISAFISWFHVDPYNPLVQMLYQMTEPVLRFVRRHLPVTFGGIDFSPLIVIAVCVFVQKFFVASLTDIAMRLR; from the coding sequence ATGTTTATTTTAGGGAATCTCTTGTCGGCTATTGCGACTATTATCAATATGTTTATTTCCTTCTACATATTTATTATTGTAATTTCGGCCTTTATTTCCTGGTTTCATGTTGATCCATACAACCCATTGGTTCAGATGCTGTACCAGATGACCGAGCCCGTACTGCGATTTGTACGTCGGCACCTTCCGGTGACCTTCGGTGGGATTGATTTTTCCCCCCTGATTGTTATCGCCGTATGTGTCTTTGTCCAAAAATTTTTCGTTGCGAGCCTGACGGATATAGCGATGCGGCTTCGATAG
- a CDS encoding sugar phosphate nucleotidyltransferase, translating to MNQPNRAAVILAAGQSTRMKSQLSKVLHPLCGRPIIRYITELVAAVDARPAIIVLGHQAEKIQQELHDVPVEFAYQKEQLGTAHAVSQTREMLADFSGIVLVLNGDTPLLTPREVTDLIQFHQRTQAECTLLSSDVPNPFGYGRILRDEGGGVLGIVEEKDASEQQKKITEINSGIYCFNSRSLYSALSKINNHNAKKEYYLTDSVAILRQEGKLVQALKAADYRTVLGINTRMELAEASRIIRQRIAADLMAEGVTFIDPDNTYIDYGVHVGQDTVIWPYCVIEGHSSIGKGCHIGPFSWIAHAVLEDGVQIEGGCRIQGGMVTAGSRVPSSLPVSHGVVKNCIHQAKEDSR from the coding sequence ATGAACCAGCCGAATCGAGCAGCCGTCATTCTGGCCGCAGGCCAGAGCACCAGAATGAAATCTCAACTCAGCAAGGTGCTGCATCCTCTGTGCGGACGTCCGATTATCCGCTACATAACTGAGCTGGTTGCAGCGGTCGATGCCAGGCCGGCAATAATAGTGCTTGGACATCAGGCGGAGAAAATACAGCAGGAGCTCCATGATGTACCCGTTGAATTCGCCTATCAGAAAGAGCAACTGGGAACAGCCCATGCAGTGTCTCAAACCAGGGAGATGCTGGCTGATTTTTCCGGTATCGTCTTGGTCTTAAACGGCGATACCCCGCTTTTAACTCCCCGTGAGGTGACCGACCTGATTCAGTTTCATCAGCGGACGCAGGCCGAATGCACCCTTCTGAGCAGTGACGTACCGAATCCCTTCGGCTATGGCCGCATTCTGCGCGATGAAGGGGGAGGAGTTCTGGGAATCGTGGAAGAGAAAGACGCTTCAGAACAGCAAAAGAAAATTACCGAAATCAACTCCGGAATCTACTGCTTCAATTCTCGGTCCCTCTACAGCGCATTAAGCAAGATCAATAATCACAATGCCAAAAAAGAATATTACCTGACTGATTCGGTGGCCATTCTGCGTCAGGAGGGAAAGCTGGTCCAGGCCCTCAAGGCAGCGGATTACCGGACTGTGCTGGGGATTAATACCAGGATGGAGCTTGCCGAGGCCAGCCGCATCATCCGTCAAAGAATAGCCGCTGACCTCATGGCTGAGGGAGTAACCTTTATTGACCCGGATAACACCTATATCGATTACGGTGTCCACGTCGGTCAGGACACGGTTATCTGGCCATACTGCGTGATCGAAGGCCACTCCAGCATCGGTAAAGGCTGCCATATCGGTCCCTTTTCCTGGATTGCCCATGCTGTTCTGGAAGATGGAGTGCAGATCGAGGGAGGGTGCCGCATTCAGGGTGGCATGGTTACTGCCGGATCGAGAGTACCGTCATCTCTCCCTGTCAGCCACGGGGTAGTTAAAAATTGTATTCATCAGGCGAAAGAAGATTCGCGGTAA
- a CDS encoding 4Fe-4S binding protein, whose protein sequence is MPPVIDTDKCSGCGVCIEDCPNEVLVMKDDRSSVKDADECVECGVCVDNCPEEAITLN, encoded by the coding sequence ATGCCGCCAGTAATCGATACCGATAAATGTTCAGGCTGCGGAGTTTGCATTGAAGACTGTCCGAATGAGGTTTTAGTCATGAAGGATGACAGGTCGAGTGTTAAAGATGCAGATGAATGTGTGGAATGCGGAGTGTGTGTTGACAATTGTCCTGAAGAGGCAATTACCCTGAACTAG